The Pseudomonas azadiae genome contains a region encoding:
- the rluB gene encoding 23S rRNA pseudouridine(2605) synthase RluB, whose translation MNDKDQNDSQEIGPAGEKLQKVLARIGVGSRRDVEAWITQKRIKVNGVEATLGQRVDLHDAITIDGKVIKREEAAESVRRVIMYNKPDGEICTRDDPEGRPTVFDKMPKPKEGRWINIGRLDINTTGLLMFTTDGELANRLMHPSYEMDREYAVRVRGEVDDEMIERLKAGVVLEDGPAKFTDIKQAPGGEGFNHWYHCVVMEGRNREVRRLWESQGLVVSRLKRVRFGPVFLNSDLPMGRWREMSQYEVDILSAEVGLAPVAMPQMNAKSKDKLERMQRKSSRPVPRTERVARTVRPALNAPATGGRISREPQIEGERRPTAPSRQEGERAPRTPRPAPTGGRSNRGEADRPADSASTKRPAKPAANKRPGPKLVADEPSGKRRGAPAGSGQRPGFGRKKPQ comes from the coding sequence ATGAACGACAAAGACCAGAACGACAGCCAGGAAATCGGCCCAGCAGGCGAAAAACTGCAAAAGGTGCTGGCGCGTATCGGCGTGGGCTCGCGCCGCGACGTCGAAGCCTGGATCACCCAGAAGCGCATCAAGGTCAACGGCGTCGAGGCCACCCTCGGCCAGCGCGTCGACCTGCACGATGCAATCACCATTGATGGCAAGGTCATCAAGCGTGAAGAGGCCGCCGAATCGGTGCGCCGCGTGATCATGTACAACAAGCCCGATGGCGAGATCTGCACCCGTGACGACCCGGAAGGCCGTCCGACCGTGTTCGACAAGATGCCCAAGCCCAAAGAAGGCCGCTGGATCAACATCGGTCGTCTCGACATCAACACCACGGGCTTGCTGATGTTCACCACCGACGGTGAGCTGGCCAACCGCCTGATGCACCCGTCCTACGAGATGGACCGCGAATACGCCGTGCGTGTGCGTGGCGAAGTCGATGACGAGATGATCGAGCGCTTGAAAGCCGGTGTCGTCCTTGAAGACGGCCCGGCCAAGTTCACCGACATCAAGCAGGCCCCGGGTGGCGAAGGTTTCAACCACTGGTACCACTGCGTGGTGATGGAAGGTCGCAACCGTGAAGTGCGTCGCCTGTGGGAGTCCCAGGGCCTGGTGGTCAGCCGCTTGAAGCGCGTGCGTTTCGGTCCGGTGTTCCTGAACTCCGATTTGCCGATGGGCCGCTGGCGCGAAATGAGCCAGTACGAAGTCGACATCCTCAGCGCCGAAGTTGGCTTGGCGCCGGTGGCGATGCCGCAGATGAACGCCAAGAGCAAAGACAAGCTTGAGCGTATGCAGCGTAAATCGTCGCGTCCGGTGCCGCGCACCGAACGTGTTGCCCGCACCGTGCGCCCGGCGCTGAATGCACCGGCAACCGGTGGTCGTATCTCCCGCGAGCCGCAGATCGAAGGCGAGCGCCGCCCTACCGCGCCATCGCGTCAGGAAGGCGAACGTGCTCCTCGCACCCCGCGTCCAGCCCCGACGGGTGGTCGCAGCAACCGTGGCGAAGCGGATCGCCCCGCCGACAGCGCCAGCACCAAGCGCCCAGCCAAGCCGGCGGCGAACAAGCGCCCTGGCCCGAAACTGGTCGCCGACGAGCCGTCGGGCAAGCGCCGTGGCGCGCCGGCCGGTTCCGGTCAGCGTCCGGGGTTTGGTCGCAAGAAGCCGCAGTGA
- a CDS encoding AraC family transcriptional regulator, translated as MSERTTSASWAMGIVKALEMDGLDCRALFKQLGLDYAALNDPDARFPQDAMTRLWQRAVELSGNPAIGLNMGKVVRPASFHVAGYALMSSNTLAEGFMRLVRYQRIIAESADLSFRLVPEGYALILTVHGDHLPPTRQSAEASLACALALCGWLTGRTLQPRKVVLQGDQPTDLSPYKQAFHAPLEFNGPYDALIFERADMDAPLPTANEAMALLHDRFAGEYLARFSESRVTHKARQVLCRLLPQGEPKREVVARTLHLSQRTLQRRLQEEGTSFQALLDDTRRELAEQYLAQPSMTLLEIAYLLGFADPSNFFRAFRRWFDTTPGEYRVRLLQALTLSGAKTPECTAQRP; from the coding sequence ATGAGCGAACGAACAACGTCTGCCAGCTGGGCGATGGGAATAGTCAAGGCATTGGAAATGGACGGCCTGGATTGCCGCGCCTTGTTCAAGCAACTGGGCCTGGACTACGCCGCCCTCAACGATCCCGACGCGCGGTTCCCGCAAGACGCCATGACCCGCCTGTGGCAGCGGGCGGTGGAGCTTTCGGGCAACCCGGCGATCGGCCTGAACATGGGCAAAGTGGTGCGCCCGGCATCGTTTCATGTGGCCGGCTATGCACTGATGTCCAGCAATACCCTCGCCGAGGGCTTTATGCGCCTGGTGCGCTACCAGCGCATCATCGCCGAAAGTGCCGACTTGAGTTTCAGACTGGTCCCCGAAGGTTATGCGTTGATCCTGACGGTACACGGTGACCACCTGCCGCCCACCAGGCAAAGCGCCGAAGCCTCGCTGGCCTGTGCCCTGGCGCTCTGCGGCTGGCTGACCGGCCGCACGCTGCAGCCGCGCAAGGTGGTGCTGCAAGGCGATCAACCGACGGACCTGTCGCCCTACAAACAAGCCTTCCACGCGCCCCTGGAGTTCAACGGGCCCTACGACGCGCTGATTTTCGAACGGGCCGACATGGACGCGCCGCTGCCCACGGCGAACGAGGCGATGGCGCTGCTGCATGACCGATTTGCCGGTGAGTACCTGGCTCGCTTCTCGGAAAGCCGTGTGACCCACAAGGCGCGACAAGTGCTCTGCCGTCTGTTGCCCCAGGGCGAGCCCAAGCGTGAAGTGGTGGCCCGCACGTTGCACCTGTCCCAGCGCACCCTGCAGCGGCGTCTGCAGGAAGAAGGCACCAGCTTCCAGGCCTTGCTCGACGACACCCGCCGCGAACTGGCCGAGCAGTACCTGGCGCAACCCAGCATGACCCTGCTGGAGATTGCCTACCTGTTGGGGTTTGCCGACCCGAGCAATTTCTTCCGCGCGTTTCGTCGCTGGTTCGATACCACGCCCGGCGAATACCGGGTGCGGTTGCTGCAAGCGTTGACGCTCAGTGGCGCCAAAACGCCGGAATGCACAGCACAAAGACCGTAA
- a CDS encoding amino acid permease, whose amino-acid sequence MSGPHCSSGELKRGLKNRHIQLIALGGAIGTGLFLGSAGVLKSAGPSMILGYAICGFIAFMIMRQLGEMIVEEPVAGSFSHFAHKYWGGFAGFLSGWNCWILYILVGMSELTAVGKYVHYWWPEIPTWVSAAAFFVLINLINLANVKVFGEAEFWFAIIKVVAIVGMIALGSYMLVSGSGGPQASVSNLWEHGGFFPHGVGGLVMAMAIIMFSFGGLEMLGFTAAEADQPRTVIPKAINQVIYRILIFYIGALVVLLSLTPWDSLLATLNASGDAYSGSPFVQVFSMLGSNTAAHILNFVVLTAALSVYNSGTYCNSRMLLGMAEQGDAPEALAKIDKRGVPVRAILASAAVTLVAVLMNYLIPQHALELLMSLVVATLVINWAMISFSHFKFRQHMNSIGQVPLFKALWYPYGNYVCLAFVVFILVIMLMIPGIQVSVYAIPVWVAFMAVCYWIKNKRKALNPVTAATLAAK is encoded by the coding sequence ATGAGTGGACCCCATTGCTCTTCAGGCGAGCTGAAACGCGGCCTGAAAAACCGACACATCCAGTTGATCGCCCTCGGTGGCGCCATCGGCACCGGCCTGTTCCTCGGCTCCGCCGGGGTGCTCAAATCGGCCGGCCCATCGATGATCCTGGGCTACGCCATCTGCGGCTTCATCGCCTTCATGATCATGCGCCAGCTCGGCGAAATGATCGTCGAAGAGCCGGTCGCCGGCTCCTTCAGCCACTTTGCCCACAAGTATTGGGGCGGTTTCGCCGGCTTCCTGTCGGGGTGGAACTGCTGGATCCTGTACATTCTCGTCGGCATGTCGGAGCTGACGGCCGTCGGCAAATACGTGCACTACTGGTGGCCGGAAATCCCGACCTGGGTCTCTGCCGCGGCGTTCTTCGTGCTGATCAACCTGATCAACCTGGCCAACGTCAAAGTCTTCGGTGAAGCCGAGTTCTGGTTTGCCATTATCAAGGTGGTGGCGATTGTCGGCATGATCGCCCTGGGCAGCTACATGCTGGTCAGCGGCAGCGGCGGGCCACAGGCTTCGGTGAGCAACCTGTGGGAACACGGCGGTTTCTTTCCCCACGGCGTCGGCGGTCTGGTGATGGCCATGGCGATCATCATGTTCTCTTTTGGCGGCTTGGAAATGCTCGGCTTCACAGCTGCCGAAGCCGACCAGCCTCGCACCGTGATCCCGAAGGCGATCAACCAGGTGATCTACCGCATCCTGATCTTCTACATCGGTGCGCTGGTGGTGCTGTTGTCGCTGACGCCCTGGGACAGTTTGCTGGCAACCCTCAACGCCTCCGGCGATGCCTACAGCGGCAGCCCGTTCGTGCAGGTGTTCTCGATGCTGGGCAGCAACACCGCCGCGCATATCCTCAACTTCGTGGTGCTCACGGCGGCACTGTCGGTGTACAACAGCGGCACCTACTGCAACAGCCGCATGCTGCTGGGCATGGCCGAACAGGGCGATGCGCCCGAAGCCCTGGCGAAGATCGACAAGCGCGGCGTGCCGGTGCGCGCCATCCTGGCCTCGGCGGCAGTCACCCTGGTGGCCGTGCTGATGAACTACCTGATCCCGCAACACGCGCTGGAATTGCTGATGTCCCTGGTAGTGGCCACGCTGGTGATCAACTGGGCGATGATCAGCTTTTCCCACTTCAAGTTCCGCCAACACATGAACAGCATCGGCCAGGTGCCGTTGTTCAAGGCACTCTGGTATCCGTATGGCAACTACGTGTGCCTGGCGTTTGTGGTGTTTATCCTGGTGATCATGCTGATGATTCCGGGGATTCAGGTGTCGGTGTATGCGATTCCGGTGTGGGTGGCGTTTATGGCGGTTTGTTACTGGATCAAGAACAAGCGCAAGGCGCTTAATCCGGTGACGGCTGCGACTTTAGCTGCAAAGTAA
- the scpB gene encoding SMC-Scp complex subunit ScpB — protein MNLTEPRELAPLLEAFLLASGKPQSLERLFELFEEAERPEPPVFKKALEILRKSCEGRAFELREVASGYRLQIREKFSPWVGRLWEERPQRYSRAMLETMALIAYRQPITRGEIEDVRGVAVNSHIVKTLLEREWIRIVGYRDVPGKPAMFATTKVFLDHFNLKNLDDLPPLAELREMEAEPVLDFDDAPVPAGLQELADASAEPEAPKDETSFHTLLLELDDMEQGIKTDFDDLLRDGAAEPQAQVNVEPEPEVEEDILGVADAREKLLAAVAALEQPPLNDVEDEARALAEAIENERRQFED, from the coding sequence ATGAATCTGACTGAACCCCGCGAACTGGCCCCCCTGCTGGAGGCCTTTCTCCTGGCCTCGGGCAAACCGCAATCCCTGGAGCGCCTGTTCGAACTCTTTGAAGAAGCCGAGCGCCCTGAGCCGCCGGTATTCAAGAAAGCGCTGGAGATCCTGCGCAAGTCCTGTGAGGGTCGAGCCTTCGAATTGCGCGAAGTGGCGTCAGGTTATCGCCTGCAGATCCGTGAGAAATTTTCCCCGTGGGTCGGCCGTTTGTGGGAAGAGCGCCCGCAGCGTTATTCGCGGGCAATGCTGGAGACCATGGCGCTGATCGCCTATCGCCAGCCGATCACCCGGGGCGAGATCGAGGATGTACGCGGCGTGGCGGTCAACAGCCATATCGTCAAGACCTTGCTGGAACGCGAGTGGATTCGCATCGTCGGCTACCGTGATGTGCCCGGCAAACCGGCTATGTTTGCCACCACCAAGGTGTTCCTCGACCACTTCAACCTGAAGAACCTCGACGACCTGCCGCCGCTGGCCGAACTGCGTGAAATGGAAGCCGAGCCGGTGCTGGATTTCGACGACGCGCCAGTCCCGGCGGGCTTGCAGGAATTGGCCGACGCCAGCGCCGAGCCGGAAGCGCCCAAGGACGAGACCAGTTTTCACACGCTGTTGCTGGAACTGGACGACATGGAGCAGGGCATCAAGACTGACTTTGATGATTTGCTGCGTGATGGCGCGGCTGAGCCGCAGGCCCAGGTGAACGTTGAGCCCGAGCCTGAAGTCGAAGAAGACATCCTCGGTGTCGCCGATGCCCGCGAGAAACTCCTGGCCGCCGTCGCCGCCCTCGAACAGCCGCCGCTGAACGACGTAGAAGACGAAGCCCGCGCCCTGGCTGAAGCGATCGAAAACGAACGCCGCCAGTTCGAAGACTGA
- a CDS encoding MFS transporter, giving the protein MPDTQRPVAVTLQVVSIVLFTFIGYLNIGIPLAVLPGYVHSELGFGAVIAGLVISVQYLATLLSRPYAGKLIDTLGSKRAVLIGLAGCGLSGVFMLLAAWFSSLPALSLTSLLIGRLVLGSAESLVGSGAIGWGIGRVGAQNTAKVISWNGIASYGALAIGAPLGVLMVRNFGLWSMGVSIILLAIVGLSLAWNKVAAPIVAGVRLPFMNVLGRVLPHGCALALGSIGFGTIATFITLYYTTQHWDNAVWALSLFGASFIGARLLFGNLINRIGGFRVAIACLSVEILGLLLLWLAPDANLALAGAALSGFGFSLVFPALGVEAVNLVPASSRGSAVGAYSLFIDLSLGITGPLAGAVAAGFGFASIFLFAALAALCGLLLSVYLYRQAPKAREARDA; this is encoded by the coding sequence ATGCCAGATACCCAGCGCCCCGTGGCGGTCACGCTGCAAGTTGTTTCCATCGTGCTGTTCACCTTTATCGGCTACCTGAATATCGGCATCCCCCTGGCCGTATTGCCAGGCTATGTCCACAGTGAGCTGGGCTTCGGCGCGGTGATTGCAGGCCTGGTGATCAGCGTGCAATACCTGGCCACCCTGCTGAGCCGCCCCTATGCCGGCAAGCTCATCGATACCCTGGGCAGCAAGCGCGCGGTGCTCATCGGTTTGGCGGGCTGCGGCCTGAGTGGCGTATTCATGCTGCTCGCGGCCTGGTTTTCCAGCCTGCCGGCCTTGAGCCTGACCAGCCTGCTGATCGGACGCCTGGTCCTGGGCAGCGCTGAAAGCCTGGTGGGTTCGGGTGCCATCGGCTGGGGCATCGGCCGGGTCGGTGCGCAAAATACGGCCAAGGTCATCTCCTGGAACGGCATCGCCAGCTACGGGGCCTTGGCGATCGGCGCCCCCTTGGGCGTGCTGATGGTGAGAAACTTCGGGCTGTGGAGCATGGGCGTCAGCATCATCCTGCTGGCAATCGTGGGCCTGTCGCTGGCCTGGAACAAGGTCGCCGCGCCGATCGTGGCCGGCGTGCGCCTGCCGTTCATGAATGTGCTGGGCCGGGTGTTGCCCCACGGCTGCGCGCTGGCCTTGGGCTCCATCGGCTTTGGCACCATCGCCACCTTTATCACCCTGTATTACACCACCCAGCACTGGGACAATGCGGTGTGGGCGCTGAGCCTGTTCGGTGCCAGCTTTATCGGCGCGCGCCTGCTGTTTGGCAACCTGATCAACCGTATCGGCGGGTTTCGCGTGGCGATTGCCTGCCTGTCGGTGGAAATCCTCGGGCTGCTGCTGTTGTGGCTGGCGCCGGATGCCAACTTGGCCCTGGCCGGCGCGGCGTTGAGCGGATTCGGATTTTCCCTGGTGTTTCCGGCGCTGGGGGTGGAAGCGGTGAACTTGGTGCCCGCCTCCAGCCGCGGTTCTGCGGTGGGGGCTTACTCGCTGTTTATCGACCTGTCGCTGGGCATCACCGGCCCGCTCGCCGGTGCCGTGGCGGCAGGCTTCGGCTTTGCCTCGATCTTCCTGTTCGCCGCCCTCGCCGCCCTGTGCGGTTTGCTGCTGAGTGTGTACCTGTACCGCCAGGCGCCCAAGGCCCGCGAAGCACGCGACGCCTAG
- a CDS encoding Mpo1-like protein: MENVKQFNSFAEFYPYYLREHGNSTCRRLHFIGTTLVIGILAYAIGRGSVALLIAVPIAGYSFAWIGHFFFEKNRPATFKHPFYSLLGDFVMYRDMILGKVPF; this comes from the coding sequence GTGGAAAACGTCAAGCAATTCAACAGCTTTGCCGAGTTTTACCCGTATTACCTGCGCGAGCACGGCAACAGCACCTGCCGGCGCCTGCACTTCATCGGCACCACGCTGGTGATCGGCATCTTGGCGTATGCCATCGGCAGGGGTTCAGTGGCTTTACTGATTGCCGTGCCGATCGCCGGCTACAGCTTTGCCTGGATCGGCCACTTCTTCTTCGAAAAGAACCGCCCGGCGACGTTCAAGCACCCGTTCTACAGCTTGCTGGGGGATTTTGTGATGTACCGCGACATGATTCTGGGCAAGGTGCCGTTCTAG
- a CDS encoding TrkH family potassium uptake protein: MALPTLRIIGFIIGIFLITLAIAMVVPMATLVIFERTSDLPSFLWASMITFIAGLALVIPGRPEHVHLRPRDMYLLTVTSWVVVCIFAALPFLLTQHISYTDSFFESMSGITATGSTVLSGLDAMSPGILMWRSLLHWLGGIGFIGMAVAILPLLRIGGMRLFQTESSDRSEKVMPRSHMVARLIVAAYVGITILGSLAFWWAGMGLFDAINHAMSAISTGGFSTSDESLAHWKQPAVHWVAVVVMILGSLPFTLYVATLRGNRRALIKDQQVQGLLGLLLVTWLVLGTWYWWTTNLHWLDALRHVALNVTSVVTTTGFALGDYSLWGNFSLMLFFYLGFIGGCSGSTAGGIKIFRFQVAYILLKANLNQLIHPRAVIKQKYNGHRLDEEIVRSILTFSFFFAITICAIALALSLLGLDWMTALTGAASTVSGVGPGLGETIGPAGNFASLPDAAKWILSLGMLLGRLEIITVFVLCIPAFWRH; this comes from the coding sequence ATGGCGTTGCCGACCCTACGCATCATCGGTTTCATCATCGGCATCTTTCTGATCACTCTCGCGATCGCCATGGTCGTGCCCATGGCGACCCTGGTGATCTTCGAACGCACCAGTGACCTGCCCTCTTTCCTGTGGGCCAGCATGATCACCTTTATCGCAGGCCTGGCCCTGGTGATCCCCGGTCGCCCCGAGCATGTGCATTTGCGCCCGCGGGACATGTACCTGCTCACCGTTACAAGCTGGGTAGTGGTGTGCATCTTTGCCGCGCTGCCGTTTCTGCTGACCCAGCACATCAGCTACACCGATTCGTTTTTTGAAAGCATGTCCGGCATCACCGCCACCGGTTCCACCGTGTTGAGCGGCCTGGATGCCATGTCGCCCGGCATCCTGATGTGGCGTTCGCTGCTGCACTGGCTGGGTGGCATCGGCTTTATCGGCATGGCGGTGGCGATCCTGCCGCTGCTGCGCATCGGTGGCATGCGCCTGTTCCAGACCGAATCGTCGGACCGCTCGGAAAAGGTCATGCCCCGCTCGCACATGGTGGCGCGGCTGATCGTGGCGGCTTATGTGGGCATCACCATACTCGGCAGCCTGGCGTTCTGGTGGGCCGGGATGGGCCTGTTCGATGCGATCAACCATGCGATGTCGGCCATTTCCACCGGTGGTTTTTCCACCTCCGATGAATCCCTGGCGCACTGGAAGCAGCCGGCGGTGCACTGGGTCGCGGTGGTGGTGATGATCCTTGGCAGCTTGCCGTTTACCTTGTATGTGGCCACGTTGCGCGGCAACCGCAGGGCCTTGATCAAGGACCAACAGGTGCAGGGCTTGCTCGGCTTGTTGCTGGTGACCTGGCTGGTCCTCGGCACCTGGTACTGGTGGACCACCAACCTGCATTGGCTGGACGCCCTGCGGCATGTGGCCTTGAACGTCACCTCGGTGGTCACCACCACCGGCTTTGCTCTGGGGGACTACAGCCTGTGGGGCAATTTCTCGCTGATGCTGTTCTTTTACCTGGGCTTTATCGGCGGCTGTTCGGGCTCTACGGCGGGCGGAATCAAGATCTTCCGCTTCCAGGTCGCCTACATCCTGCTCAAGGCCAACTTGAACCAGCTGATTCACCCGCGCGCGGTGATCAAGCAAAAGTACAACGGCCACCGCCTCGACGAAGAGATCGTGCGCTCGATCCTGACCTTTTCGTTCTTCTTTGCCATCACCATCTGCGCCATCGCCCTGGCCCTGTCGCTGCTGGGCCTGGACTGGATGACCGCGTTGACCGGCGCCGCCAGTACCGTGTCCGGCGTGGGCCCGGGGCTGGGTGAAACCATTGGCCCTGCTGGCAACTTCGCCAGCCTGCCGGATGCGGCCAAGTGGATTCTGTCGCTGGGCATGCTACTGGGCCGGTTGGAAATCATTACGGTCTTTGTGCTGTGCATTCCGGCGTTTTGGCGCCACTGA
- a CDS encoding M29 family metallopeptidase, giving the protein MDKARAVEHFLYYLAHHPALSGLNRPTVLLGHTERYDAIAQAITHSSVARFNFQVQRLDLAASDTLAHAIEACDLYLFLYDSSTLPNPRAEGPDFIRALQGVMAEHWKKSLLFKDYGDYFYDTFSVEPQRIADLNATLIRRMSQANVLSFTDKHGSRLEAPMSSIKKWTNINGVGNHDLAPGEIATHSEAINGQVRFVGTFLSTIPFARKYGVLQSPLELWIENSTVCSVASDVPGLADDFNKYLNANPSNRRVEELGIGTNEGVKDLYARNAGFEERHCGLHLGLGGGQKGSHHLDLIFASGVLALDDKPVFDGTFAF; this is encoded by the coding sequence ATGGACAAGGCCCGCGCCGTCGAACACTTTCTCTACTACCTTGCGCACCACCCGGCCCTCAGCGGCCTGAACCGTCCCACGGTGTTGCTGGGCCATACCGAGCGCTATGACGCCATCGCCCAGGCGATCACCCACAGCAGCGTCGCCCGATTCAATTTCCAGGTACAGCGCCTGGACCTGGCCGCCAGCGACACCCTGGCCCACGCCATCGAAGCCTGCGACCTGTACCTGTTTCTCTACGACTCCTCGACCTTGCCCAACCCACGCGCCGAAGGCCCGGACTTTATCCGCGCCCTGCAAGGCGTGATGGCCGAGCACTGGAAAAAGTCCCTGCTGTTCAAGGATTACGGCGACTATTTCTACGACACCTTCAGCGTCGAACCGCAGCGCATCGCCGACCTCAACGCCACGCTGATACGACGCATGTCCCAAGCCAATGTGCTGAGCTTTACCGACAAGCACGGGTCGCGGCTGGAAGCGCCGATGAGCAGCATCAAGAAGTGGACCAATATCAACGGCGTCGGCAACCATGACCTGGCGCCCGGCGAAATCGCGACCCACAGCGAAGCCATCAATGGCCAGGTGCGGTTTGTCGGCACCTTTTTGAGCACCATTCCGTTCGCGCGCAAATACGGCGTGCTGCAATCACCGCTGGAGCTGTGGATCGAGAACTCGACCGTCTGCAGCGTGGCCAGCGATGTGCCGGGGCTGGCGGATGATTTCAACAAGTACTTGAATGCCAACCCGTCCAACCGACGCGTGGAAGAATTGGGGATCGGCACCAATGAAGGGGTGAAGGATTTGTATGCGCGCAATGCCGGGTTTGAGGAGCGCCATTGCGGATTGCATCTGGGTTTGGGTGGCGGGCAGAAAGGCAGCCATCACCTGGACCTGATCTTTGCCAGTGGGGTGTTGGCGCTGGACGACAAGCCGGTGTTTGATGGGACTTTTGCGTTTTGA
- a CDS encoding segregation and condensation protein A, with amino-acid sequence MEVFLEAFEGPLDLLLYLIRKQNINILDIPVAEITRQYMGYVELMQSVRLELAAEYLVMAAMLAEIKSRMLLPRSETVEAEEDDPRAELIRRLQEYERFKAAAEGIDGLSRVGRDVVVPKLDAPEARARKLLPDVSLEELLMSMAEVLRRGDMFEHHQVSREALSTRERMSDVLERLKGGGFVPFVELFTAEEGRLGVVVTFMAILELVKESLVELVQNEPFAAIHVRARAE; translated from the coding sequence CTGGAAGTCTTTCTTGAAGCCTTCGAAGGCCCGCTGGACTTGCTGCTGTACCTGATCCGCAAACAGAACATTAATATCCTCGACATCCCGGTGGCGGAAATCACCCGTCAGTACATGGGTTATGTCGAGCTGATGCAGTCAGTGCGCCTGGAGCTGGCCGCCGAGTACTTGGTGATGGCCGCCATGCTCGCCGAGATCAAGTCGCGCATGCTGTTGCCGCGCTCGGAAACGGTCGAGGCCGAGGAAGACGACCCGCGCGCCGAGCTGATCCGCCGCCTGCAAGAGTACGAGCGCTTCAAGGCTGCCGCCGAGGGCATCGACGGCTTGAGCCGGGTGGGTCGTGACGTGGTGGTGCCCAAGCTCGATGCGCCCGAAGCTCGCGCGCGCAAATTGCTGCCGGATGTGAGCCTGGAAGAATTGCTGATGTCCATGGCCGAGGTGCTGCGCCGTGGCGACATGTTTGAACACCATCAGGTCAGCCGCGAGGCGCTATCTACCCGCGAGCGCATGAGCGACGTGCTGGAGCGTCTCAAGGGCGGCGGGTTTGTGCCGTTTGTCGAGCTGTTCACCGCCGAAGAAGGGCGCCTGGGAGTGGTGGTTACGTTTATGGCGATCCTTGAGTTGGTGAAGGAGTCCTTGGTCGAGCTGGTGCAGAATGAGCCCTTTGCGGCTATCCACGTGCGGGCGCGAGCCGAATAA
- the arfB gene encoding alternative ribosome rescue aminoacyl-tRNA hydrolase ArfB: MLVISNNVHLPDAEIELTAIRAQGAGGQNVNKVSSAVHLRFDIPASSLPDFYKERLLALRDSRITSEGVLVLKAQQYRTQEQNRADALERLVELILSATKVEKKRRPTKPTLGSKKRRLESKTKRGSIKAGRGKVDF, from the coding sequence ATGCTGGTGATTTCCAACAACGTGCACCTGCCCGACGCCGAGATCGAGCTGACCGCCATTCGCGCCCAGGGCGCCGGTGGGCAGAACGTCAACAAGGTGTCGAGCGCGGTGCACCTGCGTTTCGACATTCCTGCGTCATCGCTGCCGGACTTCTACAAGGAGCGGCTGCTGGCGCTGCGTGACAGCCGGATCACCAGCGAAGGCGTGCTGGTGCTCAAGGCCCAGCAATACCGGACCCAGGAACAGAACCGCGCCGATGCACTGGAGCGCCTGGTGGAGTTGATCCTCAGCGCGACCAAGGTGGAAAAGAAGCGCCGTCCGACCAAGCCGACCCTGGGCTCGAAAAAGCGTCGCCTCGAATCCAAGACCAAGCGTGGCAGCATCAAGGCCGGACGCGGCAAGGTCGACTTCTAG
- a CDS encoding L-threonylcarbamoyladenylate synthase yields the protein MSQFFQIHPENPQARLIKQAVEIIRAGGVVIYPTDSSYAIGCQIGDKSAVERVRRLRELDKNHNFALICSDLSQLGLFAKVDTGTFRLLKAHTPGPYTFILNATREVPRLLLHPKKRTIGLRVPEHPIALALLAELGEPLMSVSLIMPGDTEPLEDPYEMRQLLEKQVDLIIDGGFGGGKASTVINLADGEPEVIRVGCGDPAPFMVEA from the coding sequence GTGAGTCAATTCTTCCAGATTCATCCGGAAAACCCCCAGGCACGCCTGATCAAACAGGCGGTCGAGATCATTCGCGCCGGTGGCGTGGTGATCTACCCAACGGATTCGTCCTACGCCATCGGTTGCCAGATCGGCGACAAAAGCGCGGTCGAGCGGGTCAGACGCCTGCGTGAGCTGGACAAGAATCACAACTTCGCACTGATCTGCAGCGACTTGTCGCAGTTGGGGCTGTTCGCCAAGGTCGACACCGGCACCTTCCGCCTGCTCAAGGCCCATACGCCTGGGCCCTACACCTTCATTCTCAACGCCACCCGCGAAGTGCCGCGCCTGCTGCTGCACCCGAAGAAGCGCACCATCGGCCTGCGGGTGCCGGAGCATCCCATCGCCTTGGCGCTGCTGGCCGAGCTGGGTGAGCCGCTGATGAGTGTGTCGCTGATCATGCCGGGCGATACCGAGCCGCTGGAAGACCCGTACGAAATGCGCCAGTTGCTGGAAAAACAAGTCGACCTGATCATCGACGGCGGCTTCGGCGGCGGCAAAGCCTCTACCGTGATCAACCTGGCCGACGGCGAACCCGAAGTGATCCGCGTGGGTTGCGGTGACCCGGCGCCGTTCATGGTCGAGGCCTGA